A window of Thermodesulfobacteriota bacterium genomic DNA:
GGCCTGAACAATAGCATTCCACCAGTCATCCGGGTTTTCTTCCACCCCGCCGTCGGGCAGAAAGATCGTATCCGTCTTTTCAAATTCATGGTCAAGAATGTCTCCCCATACAGAGACAAGGGCAACCTTGGGTCCGGAAGTGCCTAGATCAATGGCAAGTACATACTTTACAGCAGAAGACATTAGTCCTTCCTTTGAAGAATTCGGCGTATCTGTATGTAAGCATGATTGGAAGAAATAAACAAGATTTGTCTGAATACTACCATTCGTCACTTAAAGAGAATTGATCCAGCAAAGTTCGCTATTTTATGATTTCAGTGTAGGAAAGGAAAAACAGTCATCTGACCGATTTGTTTGGCCAATCACAAAAATTAACTTAAATTTTATCACCTTATAAATACTAAACTGTTACGCCGGACTTTCCAAAAAGTACTATCAGTTACCGAAAGACGAAAGATGCCCCAAACTCAACTTTAAAATCCGTCGCCTTTACAACCGGCTTTAACCTTCGCTTCTCTTTGATCAAATCAATTATACCGTATCGAGACATTGTATTTAATGTTCGGGACAGGTTGCTGCGCTTTCTGCCTGATACTAATTCTAGCTCTTTCAGAGATGCCGGGTTTTGTTCTTTTATTATTCTAAGCAGCTTTTGATTCTCACTACTGAGAACCTGTGCCATTGATTGTATTGATTCAAACCAGATTTTTGGTTCACTTTTCCTGAGCTTATATTCCCCCTTCGCAATTGCAATTGTTCGTTTTTTATAATCCTCCCGGGAAATAATCCCTATCTTCAATACTTTTTTAGCCATTATATCACCTTCATTTCAATCTATTTTATTATTTCTTCTACGGCTTTCCAGAAATCCTCTATAAGTTGGCTCGCTGATTGGAATTCGTAAGTGTAGACTC
This region includes:
- a CDS encoding transcriptional regulator, with the protein product MAKKVLKIGIISREDYKKRTIAIAKGEYKLRKSEPKIWFESIQSMAQVLSSENQKLLRIIKEQNPASLKELELVSGRKRSNLSRTLNTMSRYGIIDLIKEKRRLKPVVKATDFKVEFGASFVFR